The following proteins are encoded in a genomic region of Bacillus sp. FJAT-22090:
- the argS gene encoding arginine--tRNA ligase produces the protein MKQLVVDILQNFTSEIIEENMIEVPAYAHLGDYALPCFSFAKKQRKSPHVIAEELATRLEDENIENAEAVNGYVNIFMKRAPFTNSVLSSIHTEGVQYGSSYHGAGDIVTIDMSSPNIAKPFSMGHLRSTVIGNSIALLLEKSGYKPIKINHLGDWGTQFGKLLVAYHLWGDKKKVEKAPIQTLLELYIHFHKEAEIDETLNDKGRAAFKSLEDGEPSALALWEWFRTESLKEFQKIYDLLGVTFDSYQGEAFYNDKMDSIVDELQQKKLLIESDGAFVVDVGENVPPCLIKKSDGATLYATRDITAAIHRKKSYHFSKSLYIVGNEQSLHFSQLKIVLNKMGLEWSEAIQHISFGLILKNGKKLSTRKGKIILLEEVLNEAIQLAEKTIEEKNPQLKNKKEVAKEVGVGAIIFSDLKQHRKHDIEFDLKKMLQTEGETGPYIQYTYARACSILRKAQEVETFLVTEVNDYEWEVIKSLQQFPSITQRATSEYDPSLIAKYALDLSQVFNSFYGNVQILKDPTHLPYRLAIVHSVVTVLGESLRLLGMNAPSEM, from the coding sequence ATGAAACAGCTAGTTGTAGACATTCTTCAAAATTTCACATCCGAAATAATCGAGGAGAATATGATTGAGGTACCTGCGTATGCACATTTAGGCGACTATGCCCTACCTTGTTTTTCATTTGCCAAAAAACAAAGGAAGTCGCCTCATGTAATTGCAGAAGAATTAGCTACACGTTTGGAGGACGAAAATATTGAAAATGCTGAAGCAGTAAACGGTTACGTAAATATATTCATGAAACGTGCACCATTTACAAATTCCGTTTTAAGTTCCATTCACACAGAAGGTGTACAATATGGTTCTTCTTATCATGGAGCTGGAGATATAGTTACAATTGATATGTCCTCTCCAAATATTGCAAAACCATTTTCCATGGGACATTTACGTTCAACAGTTATAGGAAATTCAATTGCTTTATTACTAGAAAAAAGTGGTTATAAACCAATTAAGATCAACCACCTAGGTGATTGGGGCACGCAGTTCGGAAAATTACTCGTAGCTTATCATTTGTGGGGAGACAAAAAGAAGGTGGAAAAAGCCCCTATTCAAACTTTACTAGAACTGTATATTCATTTTCATAAAGAAGCGGAAATAGACGAAACCCTTAATGATAAAGGAAGAGCAGCTTTTAAATCATTAGAGGACGGCGAGCCATCTGCATTGGCTCTATGGGAATGGTTTCGAACAGAATCATTAAAGGAATTTCAAAAGATTTATGATCTACTTGGGGTTACTTTTGATTCCTATCAAGGGGAAGCTTTTTACAATGACAAAATGGATTCAATAGTGGATGAATTACAACAAAAAAAACTATTAATAGAGTCTGACGGGGCATTTGTAGTAGATGTTGGAGAAAATGTACCACCATGTTTAATAAAAAAGTCAGATGGTGCAACCTTGTATGCGACAAGAGATATAACAGCTGCCATTCATCGAAAAAAGAGTTATCATTTCTCCAAGTCTTTGTATATTGTTGGAAACGAACAAAGCCTACACTTTTCGCAGTTAAAAATTGTGTTAAACAAAATGGGATTGGAGTGGTCCGAAGCAATTCAACATATTTCTTTTGGATTGATTTTGAAGAACGGAAAAAAATTATCAACACGAAAAGGTAAAATAATTCTGTTAGAAGAAGTATTAAATGAGGCTATTCAATTAGCTGAGAAAACAATAGAAGAAAAAAATCCTCAGCTAAAAAATAAAAAAGAGGTTGCAAAAGAAGTAGGGGTTGGAGCTATTATCTTTAGTGATTTAAAACAACACCGAAAGCATGACATAGAATTCGATCTAAAGAAAATGCTTCAAACCGAGGGTGAAACAGGACCGTATATACAATATACGTATGCACGTGCTTGCTCTATTTTAAGAAAAGCTCAAGAAGTAGAAACTTTCCTAGTGACAGAAGTCAATGATTATGAATGGGAAGTTATTAAATCACTTCAACAATTTCCATCCATCACTCAGCGAGCTACTTCTGAATATGACCCATCCTTAATAGCAAAATACGCATTAGATTTGTCACAAGTATTTAATTCATTTTATGGTAACGTGCAAATCTTAAAAGACCCTACTCACTTACCTTATCGTTTAGCAATTGTTCACTCTGTAGTAACTGTGTTAGGAGAATCGTTAAGATTGTTAGGTATGAATGCGCCAAGCGAAATGTAA
- a CDS encoding collagen-like triple helix repeat-containing protein, producing the protein MAGAPGIPGSKGDKGDKGETGPRGKQGPPGVAGPTGPTGAKGAPGVAGPPGPSVGISEYAYIFNTDKQRTFQEEDIKFNKNGIMTAGITHKEGEAIIHIKHGGVYEIIYHLSGRHPNQLTLFANGIEIEGTSFSDESGNNQNVGIQILRLKDNTDLTLRNHTSLPSYLDLRLDGGGSQIGINAAITLKKISS; encoded by the coding sequence GTGGCAGGAGCTCCTGGGATACCTGGTTCAAAAGGAGATAAGGGAGATAAAGGTGAAACCGGTCCTCGTGGAAAACAAGGACCTCCTGGGGTAGCAGGGCCGACTGGACCAACTGGAGCTAAAGGTGCCCCTGGAGTGGCGGGACCTCCTGGACCATCTGTAGGGATTTCAGAATATGCTTATATTTTTAATACCGATAAGCAACGGACTTTTCAAGAAGAAGATATCAAATTTAATAAGAATGGTATTATGACAGCAGGAATTACCCATAAAGAAGGAGAAGCAATTATCCACATTAAACATGGTGGAGTTTACGAAATTATTTATCACTTATCAGGGAGACATCCAAACCAGTTAACTCTATTTGCAAATGGTATAGAGATTGAAGGTACATCCTTTAGCGATGAAAGTGGAAATAACCAAAATGTAGGTATTCAAATTCTTCGTTTAAAGGATAATACTGATTTAACTCTCCGTAATCATACATCCCTACCAAGTTATCTTGACTTGCGATTAGATGGAGGCGGTTCACAAATCGGTATCAATGCTGCCATCACTCTCAAGAAAATTTCTTCATAG
- a CDS encoding exonuclease domain-containing protein has protein sequence MDFVAIDFETANSLRTSVCSIGIVQVKNGEIKEEIHTLINPLSEFHYYNTKIHGITEDMVISAPTFEEFWPNFKGFIDNQMIIAHNASFDISVLRASLNNFHETYPNFQYGCSYQIAKKVWPNLYNHKLSTVSNYLGISLRHHDALEDARAAALITLEALQKTQTNSIQDLSKLHKLKIGTPIPPKKKVSRPISNADVFIQSLETEFSSPNRKHPLYGANIVFTGRMISMTRVQAAQLAVNCGANCKGSVDSNTNVLVVGDNDLVRYVQGVKSTKMKKAEEMIRQGLPIEIVGEQDFLRLVKV, from the coding sequence ATGGACTTCGTAGCAATAGATTTTGAAACTGCAAATAGTTTACGTACAAGCGTGTGCTCTATTGGAATTGTGCAAGTAAAAAATGGGGAAATCAAAGAAGAAATACATACTCTAATCAATCCATTAAGCGAGTTTCATTACTATAATACAAAAATTCATGGAATAACAGAAGATATGGTCATTAGTGCCCCAACATTTGAAGAATTTTGGCCAAATTTTAAAGGATTCATAGATAATCAAATGATTATTGCTCATAATGCTAGCTTTGATATTAGTGTTTTGAGGGCATCATTAAATAACTTTCATGAGACATATCCTAACTTTCAGTACGGCTGTTCCTATCAAATTGCGAAAAAGGTTTGGCCAAATCTTTATAATCATAAATTATCTACAGTATCAAATTATCTCGGTATTAGCCTAAGACATCATGATGCTTTGGAAGATGCACGGGCCGCAGCGTTAATAACACTTGAGGCACTTCAGAAAACGCAGACAAACTCTATTCAAGACCTTTCAAAATTACACAAATTAAAAATAGGTACTCCAATACCTCCAAAGAAAAAGGTATCTCGTCCGATAAGTAATGCAGATGTGTTTATTCAATCACTTGAAACTGAATTTAGTTCTCCAAATAGGAAGCACCCACTTTATGGAGCTAACATTGTTTTTACAGGTAGAATGATTTCAATGACAAGGGTGCAAGCTGCCCAACTCGCAGTTAATTGTGGTGCCAACTGTAAAGGTAGTGTCGATAGCAATACAAATGTTTTAGTCGTTGGGGACAACGATTTAGTAAGGTATGTGCAAGGGGTTAAAAGTACTAAAATGAAAAAGGCAGAAGAGATGATTCGTCAAGGCCTGCCAATTGAAATTGTTGGGGAACAAGATTTTTTAAGGTTAGTAAAAGTATAA
- a CDS encoding general stress protein, which translates to MNIESNRRIEVARSEEEMYEKLELLQEQGYAENDIHVISRESAHLNTLNRHSDVSTHEAGTFVDKFKSWFTGEDAVTEGLRKLDLDEYETERYAKEVSGGSIVLYTDVLTHADDANFENRQDDTVYTDTVGTRVVQSRFTETEEPISDYSKEQGFTPSTNQFVNKTDGRYDEPQDRFVRGETFATDPYLAKEEDHIGHSMQEDRIVREKRPSFNESLTNEEKNYGNQSPGADPNLGPAAFGDESIEEEENRHTPEQYEEKLERERRLDEMPPMNRLY; encoded by the coding sequence ATGAACATTGAATCAAATCGACGAATTGAAGTAGCTCGTTCAGAAGAAGAGATGTATGAAAAGTTGGAACTCCTACAAGAACAAGGATACGCAGAAAATGACATTCATGTAATTTCTCGAGAAAGTGCACACCTTAACACGCTTAATCGTCATTCGGATGTCTCTACTCATGAAGCGGGTACGTTTGTGGATAAATTTAAGTCGTGGTTCACTGGAGAAGATGCTGTGACAGAAGGATTAAGAAAATTGGACTTGGATGAATATGAAACAGAACGCTACGCAAAAGAAGTGTCAGGAGGAAGCATCGTTCTATATACCGACGTTTTAACTCATGCAGATGATGCGAATTTTGAAAATCGACAAGATGATACTGTATATACAGATACAGTTGGAACAAGAGTTGTTCAATCTCGTTTTACAGAAACAGAGGAACCAATAAGTGATTATTCGAAAGAGCAAGGTTTCACACCATCTACCAATCAATTTGTAAATAAAACAGATGGACGTTATGATGAACCTCAAGATCGATTTGTACGAGGAGAAACATTTGCAACAGATCCCTATTTAGCAAAAGAAGAAGATCATATTGGACATTCTATGCAAGAGGATAGAATCGTGCGTGAAAAACGACCAAGCTTTAATGAAAGTTTGACTAATGAAGAAAAAAATTATGGAAACCAATCCCCGGGTGCTGATCCAAATTTAGGGCCAGCAGCATTTGGAGATGAATCAATAGAGGAAGAAGAAAATCGTCACACTCCTGAACAATATGAGGAAAAATTGGAGAGAGAAAGACGTCTCGATGAAATGCCTCCAATGAATAGATTATATTAA
- a CDS encoding HAAS signaling domain-containing protein, with amino-acid sequence MHLIDIYIQEVTRRLPEKNREDIALELRSTIEDMLPENYTEVDVKEALTKLGNPVTLASGYLDRPMHLIGPIYFDAYVTLLKMILPIMAVIVLVIVSIENILSFNGEEAVIGILLDIMGEGIWGVINAAIQTFFWITLVFAVLERTDISKESVSLNTGFKKWTPDDLKEIPVISKKRKIPNVEIFGSIVMIAIFTAVYFNAVHLVGVYENVQGELRFVTPVFNQEVLQSYWLIVVVAIVVEMFLVFYKFMVGQWTKKVAILNLIRNLVSTIVCIIIFTNTQLINEDYIIYFEELFNITMNVKGTFMVGIILLFVVFAVIDVIQGFRKAYTKG; translated from the coding sequence ATGCATCTAATTGATATTTATATCCAAGAAGTAACGCGCAGACTTCCTGAAAAAAACCGGGAGGATATTGCACTTGAGCTACGTTCAACAATTGAGGATATGTTACCTGAAAACTATACAGAGGTAGATGTAAAGGAAGCCTTAACAAAGCTAGGTAATCCAGTTACTCTTGCTAGTGGTTATTTAGATCGACCTATGCATTTGATTGGTCCGATATATTTTGATGCGTATGTAACTTTATTGAAAATGATTTTACCGATTATGGCTGTTATTGTTCTTGTAATCGTGAGTATTGAAAATATTTTATCCTTTAATGGGGAAGAAGCGGTAATTGGTATACTTCTCGATATTATGGGAGAGGGAATTTGGGGAGTTATTAATGCGGCAATTCAAACTTTCTTTTGGATAACATTAGTATTTGCGGTATTAGAGAGAACCGATATATCAAAAGAGAGTGTATCGCTAAACACAGGGTTTAAGAAATGGACCCCAGATGACTTAAAAGAAATTCCTGTTATTTCAAAGAAAAGGAAAATTCCCAATGTAGAGATATTTGGAAGTATCGTTATGATTGCAATTTTTACAGCTGTATATTTCAATGCCGTTCATTTAGTTGGGGTGTATGAAAACGTTCAGGGTGAGCTAAGATTTGTAACGCCCGTTTTTAATCAGGAGGTATTACAATCTTATTGGTTAATTGTAGTTGTGGCAATTGTAGTTGAAATGTTTTTAGTATTTTACAAGTTTATGGTTGGTCAATGGACTAAAAAGGTTGCAATACTGAATTTAATTAGGAATTTAGTATCAACCATTGTTTGTATTATTATCTTCACAAACACTCAGTTAATAAATGAGGATTACATCATCTATTTTGAGGAATTGTTTAATATTACAATGAATGTCAAGGGCACTTTCATGGTAGGAATTATTCTATTGTTTGTCGTCTTTGCAGTCATTGATGTTATACAAGGATTTCGAAAAGCTTATACGAAGGGATAA
- a CDS encoding PadR family transcriptional regulator has protein sequence MSNLLNSFITELRRGTLTLAVLSQLRVPQYGYSLVQLLEKSNIVIDQSTLYPLLRRLEKQDLVVSSWDTTESRPRKYYVLSEYGKEILEQLKEEWEKTSRELYTLLKGEEGDASN, from the coding sequence TTGAGCAATTTACTAAATTCTTTCATTACAGAATTAAGAAGAGGAACACTGACCTTAGCTGTACTAAGTCAACTACGTGTTCCACAGTACGGGTACTCACTTGTCCAATTATTAGAGAAGTCAAACATTGTAATAGATCAAAGTACTCTATATCCATTACTTCGTCGCTTAGAAAAACAAGATTTAGTAGTCAGCAGCTGGGACACTACCGAAAGTAGACCTCGTAAGTATTACGTATTGAGTGAATATGGTAAGGAAATTTTAGAACAGTTAAAGGAAGAATGGGAAAAAACGTCAAGGGAACTTTATACATTATTGAAAGGGGAAGAAGGGGATGCATCTAATTGA